One genomic region from Rosa rugosa chromosome 1, drRosRugo1.1, whole genome shotgun sequence encodes:
- the LOC133725863 gene encoding transmembrane emp24 domain-containing protein p24beta2 translates to MELLGLLMMGFVILCQMKGSVGLRFVIDREECFSHEAKYEGDTVHVSFVVIKIDSTWHYTQEGVDLVVKGPSGEQLHDIRDKTSEKFEFVVQKAGVHHFCFTNKSPYHETIDFDVHSAHFTYYDEHAKDEHFKPLFEQIQKLEEAIYNIQFEQHWLEAETDRQAILNEGMSRRATHKAMFESAALIGTSLLQVFLLKRLFERKLGSSRV, encoded by the exons ATGGAGCTGCTGGGATTGTTAATGATGGGTTTTGTGATCTTGTGCCAAATGAAAGGCTCCGTTGGGTTGAGGTTCGTGATAGATAGAGAAGAGTGCTTCTCTCATGAGGCAAAGTATGAGGGTGACACTGTTCATGTCTCTTTTGTTGTGATCAAAATCGATTCGACTTGGCATTACACTCAAGAAGGAGTTGATCTTGTG GTGAAGGGGCCTTCTGGTGAACAACTTCATGACATACGTGACAAGACGAGTGAGAAGTTTGAATTTGTGGTTCAGAAGGCCGGTGTTCATCACTTCTGCTTCACTAACAAGTCTCCTTACCATGAAACCATTGATTTTGATGTACATTCTGCGCACTTCACATACTATGACGAGCATGCTAAAGATG AGCATTTCAAACCCTTGTTTGAGCAGATTCAAAAGTTGGAGGAAGCCATTTACAATATCCAATTTGAGCAACACTGGCTAGAGGCTGAGACCGACCGCCAGGCAATAT TGAATGAAGGAATGAGTCGGAGAGCAACTCACAAGGCAATGTTTGAATCAGCTGCACTTATTGGAACTAGCCTCCTCcaagtttttcttttgaaaCGTTTGTTTGAGCGCAAGCTTGGGTCATCTAGAGTCTAG
- the LOC133725864 gene encoding protein NOI4 isoform X1 — MVKCTNCASSNFSGFMHWLRFSRVRGSDSRLKMFFLGARLHTSNPPQTSEWWEDKGVPLPKFGEWDVNDPASAEGFTVIFNKARTEKKTGGRPESPSKDDCTYKHGAVLGKPTTKKWFCCLRAES, encoded by the exons ATGGTCAAATGTACAAACTGTGCAAGTTCCAACTTTAGTGGTTTCATGCATTGGCTTAGATTTTCGAGAGTTAGAGGATCTGACTCTCGACTTAAAATGTTCTTTTTAG GTGCTAGGCTGCATACATCTAACCCTCCTCAGACCTCCGAATGGTGGGAG GATAAGGGTGTACCACTGCCAAAGTTTGGTGAATGGGACGTCAATGATCCAGCATCAGCGGAGGGGTTCACAGTAATCTTCAACAAGGCTAGGACTGAGAAAAAGACTGGTGGCAGACCTGAGTCACCATCAAAGGATGACTGCACATATAAGCATGGAGCAGTTCTCGGAAAGCCTACCACT AAAAAATGGTTTTGCTGCTTGCGTGCGGAATCGTGA
- the LOC133725864 gene encoding protein NOI4 isoform X2, protein MWREILTFCVYGVSMRAKVAMGARLHTSNPPQTSEWWEDKGVPLPKFGEWDVNDPASAEGFTVIFNKARTEKKTGGRPESPSKDDCTYKHGAVLGKPTTKKWFCCLRAES, encoded by the exons ATGTGGAGGGAG ATTCTGACGTTTTGTGTGTATGGTGTTTCTATGCGTGCAAAGGTTGCTATGG GTGCTAGGCTGCATACATCTAACCCTCCTCAGACCTCCGAATGGTGGGAG GATAAGGGTGTACCACTGCCAAAGTTTGGTGAATGGGACGTCAATGATCCAGCATCAGCGGAGGGGTTCACAGTAATCTTCAACAAGGCTAGGACTGAGAAAAAGACTGGTGGCAGACCTGAGTCACCATCAAAGGATGACTGCACATATAAGCATGGAGCAGTTCTCGGAAAGCCTACCACT AAAAAATGGTTTTGCTGCTTGCGTGCGGAATCGTGA
- the LOC133725864 gene encoding protein NOI4 isoform X5, translated as MADKGVPLPKFGEWDVNDPASAEGFTVIFNKARTEKKTGGRPESPSKDDCTYKHGAVLGKPTTKKWFCCLRAES; from the exons ATGGCG GATAAGGGTGTACCACTGCCAAAGTTTGGTGAATGGGACGTCAATGATCCAGCATCAGCGGAGGGGTTCACAGTAATCTTCAACAAGGCTAGGACTGAGAAAAAGACTGGTGGCAGACCTGAGTCACCATCAAAGGATGACTGCACATATAAGCATGGAGCAGTTCTCGGAAAGCCTACCACT AAAAAATGGTTTTGCTGCTTGCGTGCGGAATCGTGA
- the LOC133725864 gene encoding protein NOI4 isoform X4 — protein sequence MWREDKGVPLPKFGEWDVNDPASAEGFTVIFNKARTEKKTGGRPESPSKDDCTYKHGAVLGKPTTKKWFCCLRAES from the exons ATGTGGAGGGAG GATAAGGGTGTACCACTGCCAAAGTTTGGTGAATGGGACGTCAATGATCCAGCATCAGCGGAGGGGTTCACAGTAATCTTCAACAAGGCTAGGACTGAGAAAAAGACTGGTGGCAGACCTGAGTCACCATCAAAGGATGACTGCACATATAAGCATGGAGCAGTTCTCGGAAAGCCTACCACT AAAAAATGGTTTTGCTGCTTGCGTGCGGAATCGTGA
- the LOC133725864 gene encoding protein NOI4 isoform X3, whose translation MVFLCVQRLLWDKGVPLPKFGEWDVNDPASAEGFTVIFNKARTEKKTGGRPESPSKDDCTYKHGAVLGKPTTKKWFCCLRAES comes from the exons ATGGTGTTTCTATGCGTGCAAAGGTTGCTATGG GATAAGGGTGTACCACTGCCAAAGTTTGGTGAATGGGACGTCAATGATCCAGCATCAGCGGAGGGGTTCACAGTAATCTTCAACAAGGCTAGGACTGAGAAAAAGACTGGTGGCAGACCTGAGTCACCATCAAAGGATGACTGCACATATAAGCATGGAGCAGTTCTCGGAAAGCCTACCACT AAAAAATGGTTTTGCTGCTTGCGTGCGGAATCGTGA
- the LOC133725865 gene encoding acetyl-CoA acetyltransferase 2-like produces the protein MAPVAAEACADSISPRGVYIVGVARTPMGAFLGALSSLPATKLGSIAIEAALKRANVDPSLVEEVFFGNVLSANLGQAPARQAALGAGLSHSVVCTTVNKVCASGLKATMLAAQSIQLGINDVVVAGGMESMSNVPKYIAEARKGSRLGHDSLVDGLLKDGLWDVYNDYGMGVCAELCADQHSVSREEQDNFAVQSFERGIAAKDAGAFSWEIVPVEVSGGRGRPSTIVDKDEGLGKFDAAKLRKLRPSFKETGGSVTAGNASSISDGAAALVLVSGEKVLKLGLQVIAKISGFADAAQAPELFTTAPSLAIPKAISNAGLEASQIDFYEINEAFAVVALANQKILGLDPTKVNVHGGAVALGHPLGCSGARILVTLLGVLKQKSAKYGVGGICNGGGGASALVLELL, from the exons ATGGCACCAGTCGCAGCAGAAGCATGTGCAGATTCGATTAGTCCAAGAG GTGTTTACATCGTTGGTGTTGCACGAACACCCATGGGTGCATTTCTCGGTGCACTTTCATCTTTACCTGCCACCAAGCTTGGATCTATAGCTATTGAGG CTGCTCTTAAAAGAGCAAATGTTGATCCATCCCTTGTAGAAGAAGTTTTCTTCGGCAACGTTCTTAGTGCAAATTTGGGGCAGGCTCCTGCTAGACAAGCAGCATTGGGTGCAGGACTATCTCATTCAGTGGTCTGTACCACTGTTAACAAAGTTTGTGCATCAGGGTTGAAAG CTACTATGCTCGCAGCACAAAGCATCCAGTTGGGCATCAATGATGTTGTTGTTGCTGGTGGTATGGAAAGCATGTCTAATGTGCCCAAGTATATTGCAGAAGCAAG GAAGGGATCTCGACTTGGACATGATTCTCTTGTTGATGGACTGCTGAAAGACGGTTTGTGGGATGTCTATAACGATTATGGCATGGGAGTCTGTGCTGAATTATGTGCTGATCAGCATTCAGTGTCTAGGGAGGAACAG GATAACTTTGCTGTTCAGAGCTTTGAGCGTGGTATTGCTGCCAAAGATGCTGGTGCCTTTTCATGGGAAATTGTTCCAGTTGAAGTTTCTGGAGGAAGGGGAAGACCATCAACTATTGTTGACAAGGATGAAGGTCTAGGAAAG TTTGACGCTGCCAAATTGAGGAAGCTCCGACCGAGTTTTAAGGAGACTGGAGGTTCTGTTACTGCTGGCAATGCTTCTAGCATAAG TGATGGAGCTGCTGCATTAGTTCTAGTGAGTGGAGAGAAGGTACTAAAGCTTGGGCTACAAGTGATAGCAAAGATCAGTGGATTTGCTGATGCTGCTCAG GCACCAGAATTATTTACAACAGCTCCTTCCCTTGCGATTCCAAAAGCCATTTCAAACGCTGGCTTAGAAGCTTCTCAAATCGACTTTTACGAAATTAACGAAGCCTTTGCTGTCGTGGCTCTTgcaaaccagaaaattcttgGACTTGACCCAACAAAAGTTAATGTGCATGGTGGAGCCGTAGCATTGGGACATCCTCTTGGTTGCAGTGGAGCTCGTATCTTGGTCACCCTTTTAGGGGTACTGAAACAGAAGAGTGCGAAATATGGTGTTGGTGGTATTTGCAACGGTGGAGGTGGTGCATCTGCTCTTGTTCTAGAGCTTTTGTAA
- the LOC133725866 gene encoding protein ACTIVITY OF BC1 COMPLEX KINASE 7, chloroplastic — MAAVLATNRCYGHNVELTNQGKSVNSLSFSSSISIPKNLNSGRPTSNPARANQCLRFQVEMQQAESSSSRLGVNGRSVKMVPASEVMKRQTPSTNKADIVNGVNGSKPVVNGASLVRKDSTPAATLVKTQKSKTSKELPPFDELRVLPSDESFSWANENYNSWQRSADVWSFVLSLRVRVLFDNAKWAYIGGFTEDKQKIRRRKTASWLRERVLQLGPTFIKLGQLSSTRSDLFPQEFVDELAKLQDRVPAFSPAKAKGFIETELGAPINILFKEFEDQPIAAASLGQVHRAILHNGEKVIVKVQRPGLKKLFDIDLKNLKLIAEYFQRSESLGGPSRDWIGIYEECATILYQEIDYINEGKNADRFRRDFRNIKWVRVPMVFWDYTATKVLTLEYVPGIKINRLDMLDAQGFDRSQIASHAIEAYLIQILRTGFFHADPHPGNLAVDVDETLIYYDFGMMGDIKSFTRERLLELFYSVYEKDAKKVMQCLINLGALQPTGDLSSVRRSVQFFLDNLLSQTPDQQATFSAIGEDLFAIAQDQPFRFPSTFTFVLRAFSTLEGIGYILNPDFSFVKIAAPYAQELLDLRQKRRTGTQLVNEIRRQADDARSYTMSMPYRVQRIEEFVKELESGDLKLRVRVLESERAAKKANILQMATIYTVLGSSLLNLGVTLGSQGNLAFANGSYIGAGVLFALFARCMQRVKNLDKFEKMI; from the exons ATGGCTGCAGTACTGGCTACAAACAGATGCTATGGGCACAATGTGGAGTTAACAAATCAAGGGAAATCAGTAAATAGTCTTAGTTTCTCAAGCTCAATTTCGATTCCTAAAAACCTCAATTCCGGGAGACCAACTAGTAATCCAGCTCGGGCCAATCAATGTCTTCGGTTTCAAGTGGAAATGCAACAGGCTGAGTCATCATCTTCAAGGCTTGGTGTCAATGGAAGGTCTGTGAAAATGGTGCCAGCTAGTGAGGTAATGAAAAGACAAACCCCATCTACTAATAAGGCTGACATAGTGAATGGAGTGAATGGTTCGAAGCCGGTTGTTAATGGAGCAAGTCTAGTTAGAAAAGATTCGACTCCAGCTGCAACCTTGGTTAAGACACAGAAATCTAAAACTTCTAAAGAACTTCCCCCGTTCGATGAGCTAAGAGTTTTGCCATCAGATGAAAGCTTCAGTTGGGCCAATGAAAACTATAATTCATGGCAACGATCTGCAGATGTATGGTCTTTTGTTCTCTCATTGCGTGTTCGTGTTCTGTTCGACAATGCAAAATGGGCATATATAGGAGGTTTCACAGAAGATAAGCAG AAAATCAGAAGGCGAAAGACCGCCTCATGGCTGCGAGAGCGTGTATTGCAGCTTGGCCCAACTTTTATCAAACTCGGACAATTATCTTCAACAAGATCAGATCTATTTCCGCAGGAGTTTGTGGACGAGCTTGCCAAATTACAG GATAGGGTTCCCGCCTTCTCACCAGCCAAAGCGAAAGGCTTTATTGAGACTGAATTAGGAGCTCCCATCAATATATTGTTTAAGGAGTTCGAGGACCAGCCAATTGCTGCTGCTAGTCTTGGTCAG GTTCATCGCGCTATCCTACATAATGGAGAGAAAGTAATCGTGAAAGTTCAAAGACCTGGTCTGAAGAAGCTTTTTGACATTGACCTAA AAAATCTGAAGCTAATTGCAGAGTATTTCCAGAGAAGTGAAAGCCTTGGTGGTCCATCAAGGGACTGGATTGGGATATATGAAGAATGTGCCAC GATTTTGTATCAAGAAATTGATTATATAAATGAAGGGAAGAACGCTGACAGATTTCGCAGAGACTTTCGGAATATAAAGTGGGTTCGAGTACCT ATGGTCTTTTGGGATTACACTGCCACGAAGGTGTTGACATTGGAGTATGTTCCAG GTATTAAGATAAACAGGCTAGATATGCTAGACGCGCAGGGATTTGATCGTTCTCAAATTGCATCACATGCTATTGAAGCATACTTGATCCAG ATACTCAGAACCGGTTTCTTCCATGCTGATCCTCATCCAGGAAATCTCGCTGTTGATGTGGATGAAACTCTAATCTATTATGATTTTGGCATGATGGGAGATATTAAATCTTTCACCCGAGAGAGACTACTTGAACTTTTCTATTCTGTATATGAGAAAGATGCCAAAAAG GTTATGCAATGCCTCATAAATCTTGGAGCACTTCAGCCCACAGGAGATTTATCTTCC GTAAGGAGATCCGTTCAATTCTTTTTGGATAATTTGCTAAGCCAGACACCAGATCAGCAGGCTACTTTTTCTGCAATAGGAGAG GATTTATTTGCAATAGCACAAGATCAACCATTTCGATTTCCATCCACATTTACTTTTGTTCTCAGGGCATTCTCAACCCTAGAAG GTATAGGCTATATTCTAAATCCAGATTTCTCCTTCGTGAAGATTGCTGCACCTTATGCCCAG GAACTCTTAGATTTAAGACAGAAGCGGCGTACTGGGACACAACTTGTAAATGAAATCAGGAGACAAGCCGATGAT GCCAGAAGCTACACAATGTCCATGCCATACAGAGTTCAGAGAATAGAGGAGTTTGTGAAAGAACTTGAGTCGGGGGATCTGAAACTCCGAGTTCGGGTGCTTGAG TCAGAAAGAGCTGCTAAGAAAGCAAATATTCTCCAAATGGCGACGATATATACAGTCTTGGGAAGTTCTCTGCTTAACCTTGGGGTCACTTTGGGCAGTCAAGGCAATCTGGCTTTTGCAAATGGGTCATACATTGGTGCAG GAGTTCTTTTCGCACTGTTTGCTAGATGTATGCAAAGGGTGAAGAATCTTGATAAATTTGAGAAGATGATATAG